Genomic window (Diabrotica undecimpunctata isolate CICGRU chromosome 6, icDiaUnde3, whole genome shotgun sequence):
AATAGGGACGTACTGTAAAGCCTTATTGACGGTGTGTGTTTTTTATGTTTccatattaattataaaaaaaaatgaataggCCAATTACATGGATCTTATTTCACTAATTTCTAAGTACGATCcttgtttaaaacaaaataattgatGAAATTAAACAAACACGCTTCATTGCAATTATTTTAGATGAAATCACTGATGTTACCAATTTTAGCCAGCTCTCCAGAATTAGACAGGAAAGATTTTTAGGTTTTATAAATGTATCAGAAGATAGAACGGCAGACGCAttatataaaattgtttgtgaACTTTTAAAATCCATTAATGGTAATGACAAGCTAATTGCCCAAGTTATGAAGGCGCTGCGGTTATGGCTGGGCATTTGGGGGGTCTACAATTGAAAGTGCGAGAAACATGTCCTAGTGCGATATTTATACACTGTTTTGCCCACAAACCAAACTTAGTTTTATCCCAATCGATCATACAGATCAAAGAATGTAAAGTTTTTTTTTGCAACTTTAAGTGGAATCTTTCTAAATTATCTAAACGAACTCAAGCTTTACATACAATTGTAAAATGAAGACTACCAAAAGTTGCAGTGGCGCGATGGAATTATAACGGCAGACTAGTATTAACAGTCTTAGAACACTGCGATtctttaattgaattatttgagaGTGTTTTGGATAATGGTGAAAAGTGGGATACAGAAAGCATAAATACCTCGAGAAGATTTTTGGATAGTTTTTTTGgaagtaaaaaaaaatgattttaattttaattttttaatcttGCTTTTTTCTGAAATATTTCCATTCTCAGATAATTTATTATAATGTAAGATAAACGATATTGGCTcctgtataaaaaaaaattaacgaatttaaaaatgttattaacaaAAAGACTGAAAAATGCTGGAATGATGCATGTGCTACCGTCGACTATATTATCAGATTTTAGACCAAATATGCCAACAAATGGAAAATAGGTTTAAGAATTTTGATGACCTAGACTTTCTTGAGCTGTGCAATTTTCATGCATTTAAAAACACACATTTTcctgaaaaacaaataaaatctttGATACGCCTTTATGGACAATATTTTGATTGGATTTCATTACGTTCGGAGCTAACAGCTTTATACGAAACTGAGGACATTGACACAAAAAATAATGCCAGTGAGTTACTAACGTTTTTAAAAATAACTTCTTTGGACAAAGCATATTCGAAGGTAGTGAAATTATTACTGTAGAACGTAGTTTTTCAACACTAAAACGAATAAAGACTTACCTACTTAAGAAACTCGACAGGGACAAGTTCGACTCTCTAATGTTGGCAATCTCTCCCTTTTGGCGATTAAAAATAATCTGGTTAAAGAAATGTCATAATATCCAAGTTTTTACAATGAAGTTATAGACGAGTTTGCGAAAAATGGTAGAAGAATTGAATTACATTATAAATaggtgagtttttacatttttttttataaattgcttCCCTTGTTTTAGATTTCACCGCACGCCCCTGTTTAAAAGACAAGCTTAATGTCTACCTGGAAGTGTGTCATTAGGTTTTATAGTTTTCAGGATTCTTATTTAAAATGACAATCCTTGTGTGTGGATTAAATTTGGAAAATCCATGTGGTTCAGAAACCGCCCTATTTTAACTACCAATATCTGTATATTAATATGCTTTTTGAATTAACGAATATATTCGAATGGTGCATTATGATGATTGTTCTTTGAGAAATAATCAcagatatataattttattatcgctGTCTAGTAGACCTATTAGAAAAGGGGGCACTGAAAATCTTTACTTATTAAATATACTAAAATTGTACTTACCTATAAATATTATAGGCTAAAATAATAGCTAATTGTACCGCCGCGATGGCCAGTACAGCCGTGAGGGATATACAGCTTACTGTCGGACATGCTTGGGCTGTCGGCGTTTTCAGTGACAGTTGCGCGATGTTCTGCTTGACATGGTTGAGTCCATCTCGCATTTCTGAGATCAATGATTGAGTATCGTATCCTACCGACTGCACTTGAGCTGTCGGTTGTTTCGCTTGGTTGTTCAAGATCGTATCGGCTCGAGTTTTGACTTCGAGAACGAATTGTCTGGGAAAAAAATGATATGTATGAAAAATTTAGAGTCCtaatacacttattttttaatagaaaagtaCAATAAAAATGACTGCTAACAACTTACTTGAGTTCTTGTAGGTAACCACTAATCAGATTGTGGTTGTTGAACAAAGCATCCACTTCGTGCCTTCTGATGGTTTCGCCGGGTTGTACAGGAGCCGCGCCCGGCGGCGGTGGAGGTGCTCCGCCCGTTTGCAACATGCTAGCTTGCTGAGATATCAAACTCATCGTTCTTTCTTGTCGCCCGACGACTTCGTCAATTTTTTTGTTCAGTTCTCTGAGTACCTCgtaaatttggttttggccttgGAATATTTGACGGAGCTCCCTTTGTGAATCCGATTCGTACCAGTCCTCGACTTCCGGTTCTTTCTGAAAGATTGAATTTCTGAATTAGAGCTACCAAGAAAACGGATAAGATGACAAAAAGATTGGTACACTGATAAAGTGTAAAAGGGCGATTGATGACTGAACTAGGACAAGAATAAATAATGCAGCTAATCACTCGCCAACGCTGAAAACCTAACCCAATATAATCAAACCAAACTTCCCAAAGTTATCTTCTTCCAAGCCTTTTCCCTGCATAAATCTGAGATGCCCAGTACTGCTTCAAACATAGAATGGTCCTAACAAATAGTTAAATCTCTTCAAAGAAAGTGCTAGTACACACAATAatggttttctatattttttgtgccacaaaatataacaaaactttgtaaaattttctttttggtcAATTTACAAATCTATTGACAATGTCGAAGTTGTAATTTCACTTTTCATTTCTCTAAATTCACATTTCCTCCACTATTCTCCCAGACTCACTCCAAGTTTATATTTAAATCTttggaaatggtttattttaaaaggaatcatttttcaatttaaatacAGTCTAACTTGCCACATCCGGACCTCCCCATATCCAGACAGATCGCGGAACAAATTTTTCGAAGATATGAACGGCTCCGCGCCTATGTAGTTCTATACGAATGGGTGTATTTCTAGCGTGGTATGTGATCTTGAATGACTCTCTAGTCTCTACCACTTTGACTTTCTCTGACTATAGGTCTGTATTTTCTCTCAGTCTTTGTCTGTTCTTGAGTAGTGAAAATTGTTTGGCgtgaaatttttaatattcgtacCTAATTGACATTGTGATCGTTGTTTGTCCATCGTTTTTGTAGTAATATGGCCGATAAAAGGAAGAAAAATGTTgtaacaatggaagaaaagtttCGTGCGTTGAAGAGGCTAAATGCTGGTGAAACGGCTAAGAAGATTGCTGTTGAGATGGGTGTAGGGACTAGCACTGTGAGTGACTGGAAAAAATctagaaacaaaattaaaaaatgatgCTCATAGCAGGGTTCTGGGATAAACTGGGATAAAGAAactgaaaatgatgaaaaaagcCCCTAACAATCAAATCAATTAGTATTTGTATCTTTGGTTCACCCAGAGGAGGGAGCAGGGATTACCAATCTCAGGGcctatattaaaagaaaaagccTTACACTTACCAATGTGTAAGTTGTGTTACATTTTGTTTTTAGTATGGAGCATATAGTATGTATGTACTAAGtttataaatgtttaatttttgtttataagaCCAGAAATACAGCTTGAAAATTCTATAATGTTTAGGTTTTTATTTTACCTTTCTTATCTAtgtaatgtatgtatgtattgtaTTTTAGTGCTGATATTAAATGCCTAAAACGCTATAAACTATGTATTGTAAGAATTTCAGGCCGTTTACagctacatatttttaaatagtcTTGATATCCGGATTTTTTCATATCCGGATCAGTCGGTCGCCACATTGATCCGGATGTAGCAAGTTATactataattataaatataggagaaaaataaaaaagaaaagattaCAAATACTCACCACATCTGGATGTTCTTTCTTATATTCAGCCTTTTGCGCCTCCAACTTCTGCTGGTAGTCTTGATACTCTTGCTGCAGCTTCTGTTGTTCTTCTCCTTGGAACTGATTCTGTTGTACTTGATCTGGTGTGTGTAGACTACTGGTAAGAAAGTGTATAACGTCGTGATCGTCGGCGAGTCCGCCGGTGGCGGCTGAAACACCGAAATACCCTCCTTTGGGTAAAACGACGTTTTCAGCTCTAAGACACATTTCATAGTCTTCTTCGCTGTTGGTTCTGCCGTTGTGGAATAAGACTGTTAAGGTGTTCTGGTAGTATTCTATTCTCGCTCGAGTAGGGAAGGGTTTGTTACGGAAATCGCGCAAACATCCAGCCAGTTGTTGGGTGATTCCatcactgaaaaaaaaaaaataaattaaataaataaattatattaaatatcaaTAATAACAAAGCGAGTTGTATGTTTGCCTAGTAAACTCATATTCAATTCGTTTAGTCTAATAAATGCCaattccttggactgcaaaaATCTCAAATGAAGAAGTGTTAAGACGAATTGGACATGACAGAAAGCTTATGacagaagaagaaaatgctcgTGAAAAAAGAAgatcttggctgaggaatatcagagattggactaacctcagtgttgaacagatTTTTCatgttgcaaaagatagggaagcgtttaaagaaatAATTGCCAAACTTCGTTAGAAGATGGCATAATAAGAAGTTTGATAAATATATCACTGAGATATGTTAATTGGCACAACCAAATTTCATCAATAAACTTGTTTTTCAGTTCATGATATTGTTTGGCTAGTAATATTTGAAATTCGAACGAAGCTTAAATAATCTACATAGCACTTTTCCTCTTGAAAGCCACCTAACCTCTGTATATATGAGCCAACTTCCCATTTCGGAACACAAAAGCCGAAATAGCCTTGAATTCACTGGCATTTAGCTGCCCAAGCTTGTCTGTCTATGTTACAGTGAATAAAGACACATTCCGGTGCGACTGCTTTAATTCTTATTACAATGCCTCCATGTTTTCCTGTCATTGCACATGCACTATCTGAATATACCCCCACGCACTTCAGCCAATTTAAACCATGTTTTGTAATAAAAtcatttactttattaaatatttcttcttttatttcatttccaTGCAAAAAAGCGACAATATACCATTAACTGGGAAACATTTGTTACAACAGTACTTTTGTTCACTTGCAAGGCAAAAAAAATACTGGACTTTGCTTTTGTTCTATGATGGTTTACTTAACATCATTGACCATTTCAAGTATTCTACGACTAAATGTACTATCAGAAAGTAAAACGGAATTCAATTTTTTGGCTGTCTTTTTCCCAAAACACAATTTACGATGTCTTTGTCAGCTGGCAAGATAAGTATTTCCCCAATTGTATGGGGTTTTCTACACTTGGCTAATTTTAAACTGACAAAAAAGAAGCTTTAACAGCATTTTCATTGCTTGAAGAAAAGGCAGCTATTTTCTTCTGTCCACCTTTTGTTTAGCTtctttcattttaaaaataactgGCAGTTTTCCTGATAGGCTCTTGTGCTTCAAATTAAAATTGTGCTGAAGCAAAAAAGCAgtgttaaatatattaaatactaTTTGTGAGTTATTTAaaactaaagaattaaacttcTAGAACATGTTCTAAACATGTACTATTAAAAATTGCAATATAATTATGTGAACTGGTCAAATCACTGATTAACTATTAGAAAAATGGGATATGGATCCTATAGGTCCGAGATCAAAGTAAGTAAAAAGTTAAAAGTAACATTTGTAAACATTGGTAAGAAGATATAGTAAAGAGAAAAGCAAAATCTCGATCAAATTGTGACAGTTTATAGTTTCTCATTGGTTGTATTCATTATTTATGGAGCAATATCAACTATCTGAAAAACTTGATGGTAGAGTTCTTGTATAATTagctttaattaaatatttagtttCAGATTTTCTAGGAAACACAATGAGAGATAATAGAAGATCCTCATTACACCTGAGCATTTACAACTGTTTATAAAAATGACCAAGAACTGATCAAGGTGGAGTACTACCCAATATTTTGTCCAAAAACTCCAAAAAGAAGGCTTAACTGCTGTTGTATTACCATTTTTATACAATGTAACATCTTAGAATGTAATTAAAATCTTTAGTAcctttctaaataaaataaaaaatagaaatcatATAAAAAGTAAGATAACAATTAGACAAGTAGATTATTTAGATTTAGAACAATTAGATATATTTGAATGACAATAACTTTTTATTCTATGTTTAATATTAGCATTTATTTTTtgcaaatgtaaataaattactgaaacaacatgttttatttttggtatattaaaaatatttttaacaaaatgtaaATTACTTCCTCTTGCtgtataaataaatacatttaaagcTGTTTGTTTATCAACAAAATATTATTCATATTGtaaatttgtttttcattttgtttatcgtggatatagtaaaagaaagaagaaagaaaaacatAGTTTGTCATCTCTCAGACATACAAAGAAGAGGCCTATTAAATTAGCACTATACTGTGCAAGTCTACAATATCAGATGGCCTCataaaataagaaagaaataatGTACAAAATGTTCATGTATAAAATAACTAGATCATGGTTTAAGATTTTTTGCACAAAAATGACTTTAGTTGCAGTTAAAATTCATGTATCCATATaagattttacattttttaaagaaaagttAGATTGGGTACTGCTTTAACTATTTCTTTGTCCCTGGCATGTAGAAATTTACTTATCTGTCATTAAAAATCACGAATCAACAGAAATCCTTTCGTTTTATATCATCAAAATAACGAACTGTTCTGATCAAATTCCTTTAACACCTTAAGGATCATTTATAATGTTATGTACACTATCAGTGGGTATGTTTAGAGtctttttatttaacaaattttgattttatgaTCTGCCATGATCATTTCATGAAATGGGGTTAggaaatttattggtttttaaaaCAGTGTAAATCTCTTTACACTGGCTTGTTCTATTATCTTATCAAACTCTGACAAAAACCATTATAATTAGTTGTTTCCATATTAGTGCTggtcctggttaaggaatattaaagaatggacaggaatacacaatacaggcgagctgtgtcacgccgccaagaacagaattctagtaatgagatagtcacctacgcactttggtgtatggcatgttaagaagaataTTAGTGCTAAAATGTTTCCAATGCTGTCATAAGCTGTACAAATACCTGGAATGGCTTTAGTTTGAATAAGGGACTATTTGAATTGCAGGATACAAAAAGTGCTATATAGCAATGTGCCAAGTGTAGCAGAAGATATTGTATGTGAAGTTCTTCAATGGTCTAAATTGGGACCAACACTTGTCCTGATTTAtatgaatttaatattaaatttactccTGGAGTCCATGTTGTATCTGTATGCCGATAACACTGGTCTTCTATAAGCAAATAAAGATCCCAGAAAATTAGAAACTGATGTAGAAAAGGACTTAATGatctaaaaaatattatatttgtaactcaTCTGTATGGAAAAACATAAACAACTttactaatttttaatttcttttaaaactTTTTGCTATCAACTGAAGGGACATTCAATTAAAACTAATAGAGGATGTATTCAGTATTAGGAAATGGAATATTAGTTTTAGTCAAATCTATTTAAATATGTCCTACTTACTTTTGATGGTCAAACTGCTTGGTTCCATCATTCAACACAGCCATAATGTATGGGTTATTATGTTTGTTGTCATTGTCAAATGAATCAAAAAATAAACCTAATCCAACCCATTGATCTGAAGAACCAAACACTTCGCCAGTGTATGAGCCTTTATTTTGGGTGTACCAAAATgcctaaaacaaaacaaaattaaaattatcataAATAGACAGCAAATAAATGTCAGTGATAATGAATCTATTTATTATTTGTGATACAAAATTAGAGTTATCATAAAATATACATCAAATACATTaatatcaatcaatcaatatttttatgttattattaaatgaaaattaacaaacttGGAGAGAATTTATATAATACAGCCTTGAACAACTGTGGCAAACAATTGGAACAATGTTCAAGCCAGGAATTgtggattttcttttttttttattccacagaaaataatattttacatacatggccagaaaatatattaataagtatTAAATCATTAGGATAGGgtagaaaatatttggaggaAAAGTGTCTTTTGTTTGGGAAACCTAGCAGTTCTTGCAGCAGCCTCAGGAATTAAAATTGTTAAACCAAACTTCCTAGAAGAGACGGCACTTGGAGAATCTAATCTGTATGTAATAGAAAACGAAAAGAATGCACAATCTACAAACATATTTACACAGTAAATATGTTTGTAGATTATCAGTGGATATTAGTGAAAATATGAACCACTATACTACTATGGACTGATAAAAAAGGCAAAACATTTACGGATACATAAGATGAAGAATCTAGGTGCAAATACCAAAATAATAGAGATATGTGATGAAAGGTCAACTACAAAACTTGCTTAATAAAAAAAGCATTGTTAGCTGTCTCTATTTCATTCTTTATAATGATATGGAAACATTTTAGTGAGTTAGAACTCACTACGTTAAAAAtcaatatggaataaaaaatgtaCTTACTAATCCATCAGCTCCAATTCTGCCTCTTCCAGTTACCCTAAACGAGATATCAACATCCCACCAGTCGAAATTAATGGGTTGTTTTGTCCATATTGCTCCTTTTTGACTTCTTAGAGAAGGCGCCAATCGCACGTTTTCCGAACTGGCAATAGCATCTTaaacattatttaatattttaaaggcgaaacaaaacatttaacgtgtttaaaattataactttcaTACAATTTTGAGtagtttttatataaaacatCTGGATTTTTTGGTTATATACGTGTACATTTTGtattttgacataaattcataTACGTGTTATCTCCGTCTCGCTTCTTAGATATAAGCAAAAAGAGATAGAACACGCGCTCCGTGacattttttagtaaaaaaaatcaTACGTGTACCAAAAAATTTTGAAGTACTTACTTCCAGCATATTCCCAAAACGGCACTGACCCGTCTTTTTGGGCTAGGTATGGAGGTTTGAATGAATATTTGTACTCAAATCTTTTATGGACTACTGTGGCGGTACTGTAATTTAAAACAACaccaaaaaatacaaataaaatcacCTCCAAGTTCATGTTTACTACCGCACTGAGCAATTTAAAATGAGGCAAACTTCACGTACGTTCCGATCTTATTTGTTCGCGTTTCGGCCTGTAACTATGGCAGTATACATCTAGACATTCTAATTATCAATCTTAAATATTAGATTTAGATATAACTCTAATATGGTGTATAAGGAGACAAAGGttgatttattttgaatttaaatttataaCAACTAATCTCTCCTGCTGATTATTTTAAGACTGGTTTCTGTTAATTATGCAACCAAAAATGCATACttaagttaaaaatttaaaataatggactaaacaataattttgatttaaaatttgtgATCATTGTGCAACTAGACAAGCTATCTACTAAAATTTAGACtataaaaatcagttataaaGCTGTGTaaactgaaaaatataaaaattctgTAGAAAATTCAGATCCTACTCTGAGATTGTAAGACATAAACGACTTGATATCGCTTCAAAATCTATGACTTACTAAGCTTTTCTAACAAGAATTAATTTTCtaacattaatgtttgtattttgtgatttccaaagtggaaattgaaacgtcaagaaAACATGTCTTTAATAGCCTTATTAAAGAATCCTTAGTTTAAAACTTAAAAGCAAAAGTTCCTTTATTGCTGGTCTCTTGAATCGTCGCAgcattaattttacattttttcaaagtATATGCTAAATTTTTAAATGACCTTCTTCATTAGTTACCATTATATTTCATTGTCATATACCTAACTATCAGTTTTAAGTCATTGTGGTTACCATATTTTCTTGTGATTTTTTTCCATTTGCTTTAAGTTTTCAGTATAACTATTCGATCTGCACCATTTTATGTTTATACAGATTTTTAAGTATGCGAATTTGTAAATGCAcactgtattttttttatttatcatatCTCAAGATTTTTTTGAAGCTCAAATTTAATATTGTATTCCCATCAGTGTATTCTAATTTGTCATAACGATTGCTGTATCCCTACGATATCCTCTATAGAACTAGTTTACACTATAATGATTGGTGGTCTATCTTGCTTTTTACGGTTAATTTTTGGAATTCAATTCATTTCGATAATAAAATTCAGTTCTCCTACCATAGATTACGTAATTTTCTCTAAAACTAAGTTATGCAGCCAGCATTACACTACATCGAGGACACTTCCACCAAATTTTGAACAATTCCCGAAAGTGGTTACCACTACCAGGATCTTTTGAATAGTTAATGTGTTGATCcatggaaataaaacaaaataatatttcttttcGTATACCTCATGCCCTAAAAGAGAGtcggataaaaaagaaaatataaataattttataaatccAATTATAAATACCTAGAGTAACAGAAGAGACACTCAGTTAATACACTGTTTGCTTTTGATGTCTTTTATATCCGTTGCTAGCTCTTCGATCATTTTTAATATTTGACCTATTTCCGCtaacttttttttctttcttgtgttgTTTTTGGTTACTTTTCGGATGATCTGACAATATAATTAATCTTCTTCACCCATCATCAATTGTGTATTAACAACCAAATCGAtttacatttcttcttcttcttctagtgccttCTCCACTAATAAAgcttggctataaccattgcaaattcgtctctatcttctgcttttcttaagagcgtctgtgtttaacccggttcagtcgcgaatgtttttcagccaggatatttgtcgtctaccaggacccctttttccttcaattttacccttcataatcagctgcaacaactcgtacttatcatttctaagtatttgccccaaatatgctgtctttcgcctattaatggtggtcaaaagttctctgtctcttcccattctgtgtaataccatttcgttcgtaatatgatcggaccatggtatcttcaaaattctcgtAAAAAGCCACATCtaaaaagcttccagttttctcattaagtcaacattaacagtccagacttcgacaccataaagaagaatagagtggatataacattttaccatccgatatcggattttcAGATTACATTTCTTGGAATGACACTCTTTAGCAATCAAAACACAAATGTTCTATAAGCTTATTTGCTGCTAAGCAAAGGGCTCCTATTGGCTTGGTGAAGTCTTCTCCAGTGACAAGACCATTTTAACCGTTTCTCAGGTCAGCTGGCCAGTTAATTTTGAGTCTCCTATTGGCATTATGTTCTATTAGAGGTTGAAGAAAGGGGTTACTGTGTGATTCCAGTCCTTCATGCTATATTTAGTGATCACATCCTGTATGAACTGGATTCTTAGGTCTTCATGAAGCGTTAGGTTTGACGAGATTTTATTTTCTAAGGTCAGTTTCGATTTCCTACCGACTAGCCAGTTTAGATCTTTCATTCTTAGGTCAATTTGTTTCCGCTTCTTaagaatatgttctttccaaATGAGTTTTGAGTCAAAATGTATTCCTAGGTATTTAGTGCTAGAGGATTGGGAAAGTTGGATATTGTTAAGTGAAACTGGAGGACATGGGCCTCTTCTCAAGGTAAAAGTCACTTGGactgattttgtttcattcattttaattctcaACTTGTAAGAGCATGTCTCGATTTCATTCAGTTGTACCTGTAGAATGTTAGATGCTATAATTGGATTTTCGTCGGCTGCAAGGATAGTGTCCATTAGAGGAGGGTAGATCTGCTGTGTATAGCACATATAATATTGGTCCAAGAACGCTGCCCTGTGGAACACCATATTTTATAGGAAAATTATTGGAATTACTTTCATTCACTCTTGTTCGGAATTCTCTCCTACTCAGATACGATTTTAACAGTTTCAGGTACGTGATGGGTAAATATTTCTTGATTGTGAAAATCAGGTCTgtatgccaaaccttatcaaaggCTTGACTAACATCTAGAAAAACAGCTGTGCAGTAGTGTTTGCTTACCATTGCAGAATTTATGGTGTGTACTATTCGATGAACCTGCTGTATTGTCGAGTGTTTTTTTCAAAAGCCAAATTGGTGGTTGGGTATCCATTCCTCCGTATTGGGGTCTGAGTTAATTATTTGTAACAGTAACCTTTTAAGTATTTTGGATGCGATGGGTAGTAGACTTATTGACCTATATGATAAAACCTCATTTGGATTTTTTCCTGCTTTTGGAATTAGTATTATTTCAACAGTATTGCGGAAAAATATGTGACCAGTCGATCCGTCAAATCTCTATCGGTAAGAGGATAAAATAATAGTTACCACTCCAAAGGAAAATGTAGGATAAATTAAACTACCGTGAACTAAATAATGTATAATAAATGTCACTGGGTTACATTAggtaaaattctttaaaaataactaatataTAAGTTTAAAATGACTAAAAAATGTAATTCTCGGTAAAAACAAACAGTATGCACAGAAAATTTTAGTATATTGACCAAacaagtatatatttttatttaatttccatatttttaaCTTACGATAAAATTTTGAGATATAGCCGAGATACTCTTTAgtattataaaacaaataataacaaataagaAATACAGAGACGATTTTTATATGGTATCATtcgatattgcttccttaaattTTATCTATTGTA
Coding sequences:
- the ergic53 gene encoding protein ERGIC-53, with translation MNLEVILFVFFGVVLNYSTATVVHKRFEYKYSFKPPYLAQKDGSVPFWEYAGNAIASSENVRLAPSLRSQKGAIWTKQPINFDWWDVDISFRVTGRGRIGADGLAFWYTQNKGSYTGEVFGSSDQWVGLGLFFDSFDNDNKHNNPYIMAVLNDGTKQFDHQNDGITQQLAGCLRDFRNKPFPTRARIEYYQNTLTVLFHNGRTNSEEDYEMCLRAENVVLPKGGYFGVSAATGGLADDHDVIHFLTSSLHTPDQVQQNQFQGEEQQKLQQEYQDYQQKLEAQKAEYKKEHPDVKEPEVEDWYESDSQRELRQIFQGQNQIYEVLRELNKKIDEVVGRQERTMSLISQQASMLQTGGAPPPPPGAAPVQPGETIRRHEVDALFNNHNLISGYLQELKQFVLEVKTRADTILNNQAKQPTAQVQSVGYDTQSLISEMRDGLNHVKQNIAQLSLKTPTAQACPTVSCISLTAVLAIAAVQLAIILAYNIYRDNKDNSNKKFY